In Salinibacterium sp. ZJ70, one DNA window encodes the following:
- a CDS encoding HAD-IIA family hydrolase yields the protein MTTAAGAAPLDGVDVLLADLDGVVYAGPNPIPHAVESLSAVAESGTRVGFLTNNAARTPMSVAEHLRELGLSTESDDVVTSPQAAMTLLAELVPAGSTILVVGGEGITYELERAGYRITRSAEDSPAAVVQGFAPHVGWADLAEAAFALAGGDDGIPWVATNTDWTIPQARGTAPGNGTLVSAVHTAVGRLPVVAGKPEKPIFDAAVARFGAQKPLFVGDRLDTDIMGAVRAGMDSALVLTGIDGPKQLLAAARDSRPTFIVEDLRGLFAPYPVTVDETDARGVRYVSVGDAVVRHQGSALRIAVAGTPINLLRAACAAVWGAGVPIYALDIEPDLYSTHD from the coding sequence GTGACGACGGCCGCGGGTGCCGCCCCGCTTGACGGGGTGGATGTGCTTCTCGCCGACCTCGACGGGGTCGTGTACGCGGGGCCGAATCCGATTCCGCACGCCGTGGAGTCCCTCTCGGCTGTCGCTGAGAGTGGGACTCGCGTCGGGTTCCTCACGAACAACGCGGCTCGGACCCCGATGTCGGTGGCCGAGCACCTGCGCGAGCTCGGTCTCTCGACCGAGTCGGACGATGTCGTGACGAGCCCGCAGGCGGCCATGACGCTGCTCGCGGAGCTGGTTCCCGCCGGGTCGACGATTCTCGTCGTCGGGGGCGAGGGCATCACCTACGAGCTCGAGCGTGCGGGCTATCGCATCACCCGCTCGGCTGAGGATTCTCCCGCCGCGGTCGTGCAGGGCTTCGCCCCGCACGTCGGTTGGGCGGACCTCGCCGAGGCGGCATTCGCTCTCGCCGGCGGTGATGATGGCATCCCGTGGGTCGCCACGAACACCGACTGGACGATCCCGCAGGCCCGCGGAACGGCGCCAGGCAACGGCACCCTCGTGTCGGCCGTGCACACCGCTGTCGGGCGACTGCCTGTCGTGGCGGGAAAGCCCGAGAAGCCGATCTTCGACGCCGCGGTCGCGCGTTTCGGCGCACAGAAGCCGCTCTTCGTGGGCGACCGGCTCGACACCGACATCATGGGCGCCGTGCGCGCGGGCATGGACTCGGCGCTCGTGCTCACCGGGATCGACGGGCCGAAGCAGTTGCTTGCGGCGGCGCGCGATTCACGGCCGACGTTCATCGTCGAGGATCTGCGCGGACTCTTCGCGCCGTATCCGGTGACCGTCGATGAGACGGATGCACGCGGGGTGCGCTACGTGAGCGTCGGTGACGCCGTCGTGCGCCACCAGGGGTCGGCCCTGCGGATCGCTGTGGCCGGCACTCCGATCAACCTGCTGCGCGCCGCCTGCGCCGCAGTGTGGGGTGCAGGCGTGCCGATCTACGCGCTCGACATCGAGCCCGACCTATATTCGACTCATGACTGA
- a CDS encoding CTP synthase — MVNNPGSAVTKHIFVTGGVVSSLGKGLTAASLGNLLTARGLHVVMQKLDPYLNVDPGTMNPFQHGEVFVTDDGAETDLDIGHYERFLDINLSEAANVTTGQIYSNVIAKERRGEYLGDTVQVIPHITDEIKRRMRLQAQPGEDGTPAPDVIITEIGGTVGDIESQPFIEAARQVRHELGRKNVFFVHVSLVPYMGASGEQKTKPTQHSVAALRSIGIQPDALVLRSDRPVSEPNKRKIALMCDVDERAVVNAVDVASIYDIPTMLNRQGLDAYIIDQLDIATAGEVDWDRWSDLLKAVHEPAHEVEIALVGKYIDLPDAYLSVTEALRAGGFAHQTKVKLRWVASDECETQEGAARMLSDVDGICVPGGFGVRGIEGKLGALRFARENGIPTLGLCLGLQCMVVEYSRNMAGLPGASSSEFDPDTEFPVIATMAEQIDILESGDLGGTMRLGLYEAQLKPGSIVEELYGAPVAQERHRHRYEVNNRYVDRIAEAGLVISGTNPEHGLVEFVELPREVHPFYVATQAHPELRSRPNRAHPLFRGLVGAALERQQATRLFEVEGGEGVEGEPVIDIIAAEV, encoded by the coding sequence GTGGTGAACAATCCCGGATCAGCCGTTACCAAGCACATCTTCGTCACTGGTGGAGTCGTCTCCTCCTTGGGTAAGGGCCTCACCGCCGCGAGTCTGGGCAATCTGCTCACCGCGCGCGGCCTGCATGTCGTGATGCAGAAGCTCGACCCCTACCTCAACGTGGACCCGGGCACCATGAACCCGTTCCAGCATGGCGAGGTGTTCGTCACCGATGATGGTGCCGAGACCGACCTCGACATCGGCCACTACGAGCGCTTCCTCGACATCAACCTGAGCGAAGCGGCGAACGTCACCACCGGTCAGATCTACTCGAACGTCATCGCCAAGGAGCGCCGCGGCGAGTACCTCGGCGACACCGTGCAGGTCATTCCGCACATCACCGACGAGATCAAGCGCCGCATGCGTCTGCAGGCGCAGCCGGGCGAGGACGGCACGCCCGCTCCCGACGTCATCATCACCGAGATCGGCGGCACGGTCGGCGACATCGAGTCGCAGCCGTTCATCGAGGCCGCGCGCCAGGTGCGCCACGAGCTCGGACGCAAGAACGTGTTCTTCGTGCACGTCTCGCTCGTGCCCTACATGGGTGCGTCGGGGGAGCAGAAGACCAAGCCCACCCAGCACTCCGTCGCGGCTCTTCGTTCGATCGGCATCCAGCCTGACGCGCTCGTGCTGCGCAGCGACCGCCCGGTCTCCGAGCCGAACAAGCGCAAGATCGCGCTCATGTGCGACGTGGACGAGCGGGCCGTCGTGAACGCCGTCGACGTGGCGTCGATCTACGACATCCCGACGATGCTGAACCGTCAGGGCCTCGACGCCTACATCATCGATCAGCTCGACATCGCCACGGCCGGCGAGGTGGACTGGGACCGCTGGTCGGACCTGCTGAAGGCCGTGCACGAACCCGCCCACGAGGTCGAGATCGCCCTTGTCGGCAAGTACATCGACCTTCCGGACGCGTACCTCTCGGTCACCGAGGCGCTGCGCGCGGGTGGGTTCGCCCACCAGACGAAGGTGAAGCTGCGCTGGGTCGCCTCGGATGAGTGCGAGACCCAGGAGGGCGCCGCTCGCATGCTCTCGGATGTCGACGGCATCTGCGTGCCGGGCGGCTTCGGCGTGCGCGGCATCGAGGGCAAGCTCGGCGCACTGCGCTTCGCACGCGAGAACGGCATCCCGACGCTCGGACTCTGCCTCGGACTGCAGTGCATGGTCGTGGAGTACTCGCGCAACATGGCGGGGCTGCCGGGCGCGAGCTCGTCCGAGTTCGACCCCGACACCGAGTTCCCGGTCATCGCGACGATGGCGGAGCAGATCGACATCCTCGAGAGCGGCGACCTCGGCGGCACGATGCGCCTGGGCCTCTACGAGGCGCAGCTGAAGCCCGGTTCGATCGTCGAGGAGCTCTACGGTGCTCCGGTCGCGCAGGAGCGTCACCGCCACCGCTACGAGGTCAACAACCGCTACGTCGACCGCATCGCCGAGGCGGGCCTCGTGATCTCGGGCACCAACCCCGAGCACGGGCTGGTCGAGTTCGTCGAGCTTCCGCGCGAGGTGCACCCGTTCTACGTCGCCACCCAGGCGCACCCGGAGCTGCGTTCGCGCCCGAACCGCGCGCACCCGCTGTTCCGCGGGCTCGTGGGTGCGGCGCTGGAGCGTCAGCAGGCCACCCGCCTGTTCGAGGTGGAGGGTGGCGAAGGCGTCGAGGGCGAGCCCGTCATCGACATCATCGCCGCCGAGGTCTGA
- the xerD gene encoding site-specific tyrosine recombinase XerD has translation MLAADLTRQLDRYVRHVAIERGLSENTIAAYQRDLTAFVEALRARGIADATAVDAESVRSYVVGLRERATPLSPASTARIVSSIRGFMRFLVEEGVLSQDPAESLLVPKQPKRLPKALSVAQVEALLAATDGDDPVRMRDKALLELLYATGARVSEAVTLDVDDLVGAEGTPELIRVIGKGDKQRIVPLGSFARSAVEAYLVRARPLLASGGSATPALFVGARGARLSRQNAWLVIRAAAERAGITTDVSPHSLRHSFATHLLAGGADVRVVQELLGHASVATTQLYTHVSIDGLRDAYQQAHPRARAQ, from the coding sequence ATGCTCGCGGCTGATCTGACACGCCAGCTCGATCGCTACGTGCGGCACGTGGCGATCGAACGGGGACTGTCCGAGAACACGATCGCGGCGTATCAGCGCGACCTGACGGCGTTCGTCGAGGCGCTGCGCGCGCGCGGCATCGCGGATGCGACCGCGGTGGATGCGGAGTCGGTGCGCAGCTATGTCGTGGGCCTGCGGGAGCGCGCGACACCGCTGTCGCCGGCGTCGACGGCGCGCATCGTGTCGTCGATCCGCGGTTTCATGCGCTTCCTGGTGGAGGAGGGCGTCCTCTCCCAGGATCCGGCCGAGTCGCTGCTCGTGCCGAAGCAGCCTAAGCGGCTGCCGAAGGCGCTGAGCGTCGCGCAGGTCGAGGCGCTGCTCGCGGCGACCGATGGCGATGACCCCGTGCGGATGCGCGACAAGGCGCTTCTCGAGCTGCTGTATGCGACGGGCGCGCGGGTGTCGGAGGCCGTGACGCTCGACGTGGATGACCTGGTCGGGGCGGAGGGCACGCCCGAGCTGATCCGGGTGATCGGCAAGGGCGACAAGCAGCGCATCGTGCCGCTCGGGAGCTTCGCGCGCTCGGCTGTGGAGGCGTACCTCGTGCGTGCGCGACCTCTTCTGGCCTCGGGAGGCTCGGCGACGCCGGCGCTGTTCGTGGGGGCGCGCGGCGCGCGGCTGAGCCGGCAGAACGCCTGGCTCGTCATCCGTGCCGCAGCGGAGCGCGCGGGGATCACCACGGATGTCTCGCCGCACAGTCTGCGCCATTCGTTCGCGACGCACCTGCTCGCGGGCGGCGCCGACGTGCGCGTCGTGCAGGAGCTCCTCGGGCATGCGAGCGTCGCGACGACGCAGCTCTACACCCATGTGTCGATCGACGGGCTCCGTGACGCGTATCAGCAGGCCCATCCGCGTGCCCGAGCGCAGTGA
- a CDS encoding ParA family protein, with amino-acid sequence MSAQREDVTELSGFEDLGVELGPTGRPLTRFAEPRPLSSHGPARIIALCNQKGGVGKTTTTISLGAALAAYGRRVLAVDFDPQGALSAGLGVPTHDVTTIYDLLLGTAKDAKAAVQSTSTPGLDVIPANIDLSAAEVHLVNEVAREMILARVLRQVSDDYDVILIDCQPSLGLLTVNALTAAHGVLIPLECEFFALRGVALLVETVDKVRDRLNPAIKLDGILATMYDSRTLHSREVLERVVEAFGDRVLETVINRTVKFPDASVAGAPITTYAPDHQGAEQYRQLARELVHRQAVA; translated from the coding sequence ATGAGTGCGCAGCGGGAGGACGTCACAGAGCTCTCCGGGTTCGAAGATCTCGGAGTCGAACTCGGCCCCACGGGCCGTCCGCTCACCCGATTCGCTGAGCCGCGCCCGCTGTCCAGTCACGGCCCGGCGCGCATCATCGCGCTCTGCAACCAGAAGGGCGGCGTCGGCAAGACGACGACGACCATCAGCCTCGGTGCGGCCCTCGCGGCGTACGGACGCCGGGTGCTCGCGGTCGACTTCGACCCCCAGGGCGCGCTCTCCGCGGGCCTCGGTGTGCCGACGCACGACGTCACCACGATCTACGATCTGCTGCTCGGCACCGCCAAGGACGCGAAGGCCGCCGTCCAGTCCACATCGACCCCCGGCCTCGATGTCATCCCCGCCAACATCGACCTCTCGGCGGCGGAGGTGCACCTCGTCAACGAAGTCGCTCGCGAGATGATCCTGGCGCGCGTTCTGCGCCAGGTGAGCGATGACTACGACGTCATCCTCATCGACTGCCAGCCCTCGCTCGGGCTGCTCACCGTCAACGCGCTCACGGCCGCCCACGGCGTGCTGATCCCGCTCGAGTGCGAGTTCTTCGCGCTTCGCGGTGTCGCGCTGCTCGTCGAGACGGTCGACAAGGTGCGCGACCGCCTCAACCCGGCGATCAAGCTCGACGGCATCCTCGCCACGATGTACGACTCCCGCACGCTGCACTCGCGCGAGGTGCTCGAGCGCGTCGTCGAGGCGTTCGGCGACCGCGTGCTCGAGACGGTCATCAACCGCACCGTGAAGTTCCCGGATGCCTCGGTCGCGGGGGCCCCCATCACGACCTACGCGCCCGACCACCAGGGCGCCGAGCAGTACCGCCAGCTCGCGCGCGAACTCGTGCACCGCCAGGCCGTGGCCTGA
- a CDS encoding NAD kinase, with protein sequence MTDDARHILVVAHTGREDSLEAGIHVCRRLLAAGLTPVVSAEEIEDLRAAAPDLAPLAGLGTHVPLDALELVVVLGGDGTILRAAELVRAADVPLLGVNLGHVGFLAEAEREDLDETVHRILQRDYVVEERMTLAVRVKRGRTVMYETWALNEATVEKAARERMLEVVMEIDSRPLSSFGCDGVVVSTPTGSTAYGFSAGGPVVWPSVEAILVVPLSAHALFARPLVVGPESPVAIELLDRSQGSGVLWCDGRRPFDLPPGARVIVRRSDKPVKLARLAPRPFVDRLVNKFALPVAGWRGPVSEENGRP encoded by the coding sequence ATGACCGATGACGCGCGCCACATCCTCGTGGTTGCCCACACCGGCCGTGAGGATTCGCTCGAGGCTGGCATCCACGTATGCCGCCGGCTCCTCGCGGCAGGGCTCACGCCTGTGGTGTCGGCTGAGGAGATCGAGGATCTGCGCGCCGCCGCGCCGGATCTCGCGCCGCTGGCCGGGCTCGGCACGCATGTGCCGCTCGACGCGCTCGAGCTCGTCGTCGTTCTGGGGGGCGACGGCACGATCCTGCGCGCCGCCGAGCTCGTCCGGGCGGCGGATGTGCCGCTGCTCGGTGTGAACCTCGGGCACGTCGGCTTCCTTGCCGAAGCCGAGCGCGAGGACCTCGACGAGACCGTGCATCGCATCCTCCAGCGGGACTACGTCGTCGAGGAGCGCATGACACTCGCCGTGCGCGTGAAGCGCGGCCGCACGGTCATGTACGAAACCTGGGCGCTCAACGAGGCGACGGTCGAGAAGGCGGCGCGCGAGCGCATGCTCGAGGTCGTCATGGAGATCGACTCGCGCCCCCTGTCGAGCTTCGGCTGCGACGGTGTCGTCGTGTCGACCCCCACCGGGTCGACGGCCTACGGGTTCTCGGCGGGGGGCCCCGTCGTGTGGCCGAGCGTCGAGGCGATCCTCGTCGTGCCGCTGTCGGCGCACGCGCTCTTCGCGAGACCGCTCGTGGTCGGGCCGGAATCGCCGGTCGCGATCGAGCTCCTCGACCGCTCGCAGGGAAGCGGCGTGCTGTGGTGCGACGGTCGCCGCCCCTTCGATCTGCCGCCCGGTGCCCGCGTCATCGTGCGCCGCTCCGACAAGCCCGTGAAGCTCGCCCGGCTGGCGCCTCGTCCGTTCGTCGATCGGCTGGTCAACAAGTTCGCGCTTCCGGTCGCCGGATGGCGCGGCCCCGTGAGCGAGGAGAACGGTCGACCGTGA
- a CDS encoding NUDIX domain-containing protein — MTLSAEARAALVDGPLADLPDPAEVVASELVYEGRVWDIRRDRFRFGDHELVRDYMDHTGAVAVLARDDEDRVLLINQYRHPIRSRDWELPAGLLDIDGEDRQSAAERELAEEVDLVASEWRELITYATSPGGSDETITIFEARGLSATPVAFERTDEEAEIVLRWVPLAEAVEAALAGRIRNSVLLLAVLTAHARG; from the coding sequence GTGACGCTCTCGGCTGAGGCACGGGCGGCGCTCGTCGACGGGCCTCTCGCCGATCTGCCGGATCCGGCGGAGGTGGTGGCATCCGAGCTCGTGTACGAGGGGCGGGTGTGGGACATCCGCCGCGACCGCTTCCGCTTCGGTGACCACGAGCTCGTCCGCGATTACATGGATCACACCGGAGCGGTGGCGGTGCTCGCGCGCGACGACGAGGATCGGGTGCTGCTCATCAACCAGTACCGCCACCCCATCCGCTCGCGTGACTGGGAGCTTCCCGCAGGGTTGCTCGACATCGACGGCGAGGATCGCCAGTCGGCAGCGGAGCGAGAGCTTGCAGAGGAGGTCGATCTCGTCGCCTCGGAGTGGCGCGAGCTCATCACCTACGCGACGTCGCCCGGAGGCAGCGACGAGACGATCACGATCTTCGAGGCGCGTGGCCTCTCCGCCACCCCGGTGGCGTTCGAGCGCACCGACGAGGAGGCCGAGATCGTGCTGCGATGGGTTCCCCTCGCGGAGGCAGTCGAGGCGGCGCTCGCGGGTCGCATCCGCAACTCGGTCCTTCTGCTCGCGGTGCTGACCGCCCATGCTCGCGGCTGA
- a CDS encoding ABC transporter ATP-binding protein, which produces MLSRWWNDAVRPRLSLLALMRRGPAWLVSLLVVLNLVSGLLPVAFVLATSTLIALVPAVVAEGPGGAAWGSLVVWFVIAAAIFTVQQLLGPVVGALSHLLKRRLDGLVRDDLVRVASSTTGIAVLEDQEFLDHLDAATRFLEADWATPGSGSSGLVALLARYTQLVGLVAIVSAVVGWWAGLGILFVTLIFRYGQRGGMRKYSTVWDDVARDSREYEYFLDLGTGPASAKELRVFDLASWIADRTRAPYLAMFGRVAAERRRIFFRPYIGFTIAGLVVVLGVLIAMAVLASDGAIDIAGVALGTQAVALAVMLGQYYPEADVLTQFGAQILAAIQRVEKRRDELTSDDVGTAEAAGDADALPLGEPLTIRFENVSFRYPGSSRPVLDGLDLELAAGRSTALVGVNGAGKTTLVKLLTRLYEPTSGRITANGVDIRDLDPNVWRRSVSVIFQDFVRYELSARDNIALGAVWADAGEDAVHQAAERAAISDVLDELPGGLDTVLSRGYDGGVDLSGGQWQRVAIARSLYALGQGAGVLVLDEPTSALDVRAEVEFFDRYVEITRGATSLLISHRFSSVRRADRIVVIADGRVVEDGDHASLLDADGHYARLFRLQADRFARGLGAEEAEE; this is translated from the coding sequence ATGCTGTCACGCTGGTGGAATGACGCGGTACGGCCGCGTCTGAGCCTGCTCGCGCTGATGCGGCGGGGGCCAGCCTGGCTGGTCTCGCTGCTCGTGGTCCTCAACCTCGTCTCGGGGCTTCTTCCTGTCGCGTTCGTGCTCGCCACGAGCACCCTCATCGCTCTCGTCCCGGCGGTCGTCGCCGAAGGGCCGGGCGGCGCAGCGTGGGGCTCTCTCGTGGTCTGGTTCGTCATCGCGGCGGCGATCTTCACGGTGCAGCAGCTGCTCGGGCCCGTCGTGGGAGCGCTCTCACACCTGCTGAAGCGCCGACTCGACGGTCTCGTCCGCGACGACCTCGTGCGCGTCGCCTCGTCGACGACCGGTATCGCCGTTCTCGAGGATCAGGAGTTCCTCGACCACCTCGACGCCGCCACCCGGTTCCTCGAAGCGGACTGGGCAACTCCCGGATCGGGGTCGAGCGGGCTCGTCGCACTCCTCGCTCGGTACACCCAGCTCGTGGGACTCGTCGCGATCGTGAGCGCCGTCGTCGGCTGGTGGGCGGGACTCGGCATCCTGTTCGTGACGCTCATCTTCCGCTACGGGCAGCGCGGCGGCATGCGCAAGTACTCGACCGTCTGGGACGACGTCGCGCGGGACAGCCGCGAATACGAGTACTTCCTCGACCTCGGAACAGGCCCGGCGTCCGCGAAGGAGCTGCGCGTCTTCGATCTCGCGTCGTGGATCGCCGACCGTACGCGCGCCCCCTACCTCGCGATGTTCGGACGCGTGGCGGCGGAGCGTCGGCGCATCTTCTTCCGCCCGTACATCGGCTTCACGATCGCGGGACTCGTCGTCGTGCTCGGCGTGCTCATCGCCATGGCCGTGCTCGCGAGCGATGGAGCGATCGACATCGCGGGCGTCGCGCTCGGCACGCAGGCCGTCGCGCTTGCGGTCATGCTCGGCCAGTACTACCCCGAAGCCGATGTGCTGACGCAGTTCGGCGCCCAGATCCTCGCCGCGATCCAACGAGTCGAGAAGCGCCGTGACGAGCTCACGTCAGATGACGTCGGCACGGCGGAGGCGGCAGGAGACGCTGACGCACTGCCCCTCGGCGAGCCGCTCACCATCCGCTTCGAGAACGTCTCGTTCCGCTACCCCGGCAGTTCGCGACCCGTGCTCGACGGGCTCGACCTCGAGCTCGCGGCTGGACGCTCGACAGCTCTCGTGGGCGTGAACGGCGCTGGCAAGACGACGCTCGTGAAGCTCCTCACCCGACTGTACGAACCGACGAGCGGGCGGATCACGGCGAACGGCGTCGACATCCGCGACCTCGACCCGAACGTGTGGCGACGCTCGGTGTCGGTCATCTTCCAGGACTTCGTGCGGTACGAGCTCTCCGCGCGCGACAACATCGCGCTCGGCGCCGTCTGGGCCGACGCGGGGGAGGACGCCGTGCACCAGGCCGCGGAGCGCGCGGCGATCTCGGATGTGCTCGACGAGCTGCCGGGGGGCCTCGACACGGTGCTGTCGCGCGGCTATGACGGGGGCGTCGACCTCTCGGGCGGGCAGTGGCAGCGGGTCGCGATCGCGCGGTCGCTGTACGCGCTCGGGCAGGGGGCCGGCGTGCTCGTGCTCGACGAGCCGACGAGCGCCCTCGACGTGCGCGCGGAGGTGGAGTTCTTCGATCGCTATGTGGAGATCACCCGCGGTGCCACATCCCTGCTGATCTCGCACCGCTTCTCGTCGGTGCGCCGCGCGGACCGCATCGTCGTGATCGCCGACGGGCGCGTCGTGGAGGACGGCGACCACGCGAGCCTGCTCGACGCGGATGGGCACTACGCCCGACTGTTCCGACTGCAGGCGGACCGCTTCGCCCGCGGGCTCGGCGCCGAGGAGGCGGAGGAATGA
- the recN gene encoding DNA repair protein RecN, whose amino-acid sequence MIEELSIRDLGVIGQARLPLGAGFTAVTGETGAGKTMVVTALGLLLGERADAGAIRSGSAQASVEGRWLVPDGGAVAERVREAGGELDPIGDGSSELILARTLSAEGRSRGIVGGRSTPVGVLAELGEQLVVVHGQSEQLRLRSATAQRDALDGAAGSAHRALLDEYAVAYRTWRALATELDALTTARDDRAREAEMLRADLAEFAELAPRPGEDDELAATAERLGNLEELRLAATLAQESVSTQSGEDRPDAVSLIEEARRAIARVVDHDAALAPVQDALDNVSYQLAEVSSELSRYLGGLDVDGARELESVQERRAALAAFGRKHGGSVDEAIAALDSAGLRLLELDGDDDRIVTLEVEVDDAAARVEQLAEQVSAGRRAAATSLSERVSAELAALAMPDARLVVEVDESELGPSGRDRVSFLLRPHAGSDPRPLAKGASGGELSRVMLAIEVVLAAEGTVPTFVFDEVDAGVGGAAAIEIGRRLAKLAETAQVIVVTHLAQVAAFANNHLVVVKDGDGTVTASSVRRVDDDARVAEMARLLSGLPDSATGLEHARELLDIAAG is encoded by the coding sequence GTGATCGAAGAGCTCTCCATCCGAGACCTCGGCGTCATCGGGCAGGCCCGGCTGCCGCTGGGCGCAGGATTCACCGCCGTGACCGGCGAGACGGGCGCCGGCAAGACGATGGTCGTGACGGCCCTCGGGCTGCTGCTGGGTGAACGCGCCGACGCGGGTGCGATCCGCTCGGGCAGCGCGCAGGCGAGCGTCGAAGGGCGCTGGCTGGTGCCCGACGGCGGCGCGGTCGCGGAGCGCGTGCGCGAGGCGGGCGGCGAACTCGACCCCATCGGCGACGGCAGCTCCGAGCTGATCCTCGCCCGTACGCTCTCCGCCGAAGGACGCAGTCGCGGCATCGTCGGCGGTCGTTCCACACCTGTGGGTGTGCTGGCGGAGCTCGGTGAGCAGCTCGTCGTCGTGCACGGTCAGTCCGAGCAGCTGCGGCTGCGCTCGGCGACGGCGCAGCGGGACGCGCTCGACGGGGCGGCCGGCTCGGCGCATCGGGCGCTGCTCGACGAGTACGCCGTCGCCTATCGCACGTGGCGGGCGCTCGCGACCGAACTCGACGCGCTCACGACGGCGCGCGACGACCGCGCACGCGAGGCGGAGATGCTGCGCGCCGACCTCGCCGAGTTCGCGGAACTCGCACCGCGCCCCGGCGAAGACGACGAACTCGCCGCCACGGCCGAGCGGCTCGGGAATCTCGAGGAGCTGCGCCTCGCGGCGACGCTCGCGCAGGAATCCGTCTCGACGCAGTCGGGGGAGGACCGGCCGGATGCCGTGAGCCTCATCGAGGAGGCGCGCCGGGCGATCGCCCGCGTCGTGGATCACGATGCCGCGCTCGCCCCCGTGCAGGATGCGCTCGACAACGTCTCGTACCAGCTCGCAGAGGTCTCGAGTGAGCTCTCCCGCTACCTCGGCGGCCTCGACGTCGACGGTGCGCGCGAGCTGGAGTCGGTGCAGGAGCGGCGCGCGGCCCTCGCTGCCTTCGGGCGCAAGCACGGCGGCAGTGTCGACGAGGCGATCGCCGCGCTCGATTCGGCGGGGCTCCGGCTGCTCGAGCTGGATGGCGACGATGACCGCATCGTGACGCTCGAGGTCGAGGTCGATGACGCCGCTGCACGCGTCGAGCAGCTCGCCGAGCAGGTATCCGCCGGTCGTCGCGCCGCCGCAACCTCGCTCTCCGAGCGCGTGAGCGCTGAGCTCGCGGCTCTCGCGATGCCCGACGCGCGTCTCGTCGTCGAGGTCGATGAATCCGAACTCGGCCCCTCAGGGCGCGACCGCGTGTCGTTCCTGCTTCGCCCGCACGCCGGATCCGATCCGCGTCCGCTGGCGAAGGGTGCGTCGGGAGGTGAGCTCTCTCGCGTGATGCTCGCGATCGAGGTCGTCCTCGCCGCGGAGGGCACGGTGCCGACATTCGTGTTCGACGAGGTCGATGCGGGAGTGGGCGGCGCAGCGGCGATCGAGATCGGCCGGCGACTGGCGAAGCTCGCCGAGACAGCGCAGGTGATCGTCGTGACGCACCTCGCCCAGGTCGCGGCGTTCGCGAACAACCACCTCGTGGTCGTGAAAGACGGCGACGGCACGGTGACGGCGTCGAGCGTGCGCCGTGTCGACGATGACGCGCGCGTCGCCGAGATGGCGCGCCTGCTGTCGGGCCTGCCCGACTCCGCCACGGGGCTCGAACACGCCCGCGAGCTGCTCGACATCGCGGCTGGCTGA
- a CDS encoding TlyA family RNA methyltransferase: MPDEPGAADAPVRLDVELVRRGLARSRATAAEAITAGLVRVDGREVVKASVKVEATSSIEVEGGDHYVSRGAHKLVGALDAFGVDPAGRVALDAGASTGGFTQVLLERGAARVLAVDVGHGQLAPSVRDDPRVVDLEGQNLRYLTRDADALTTLRDELAASGWPSLVVGDLSFISLTQVLAPLRDLAEPGADFVLLIKPQFEVGRTGVKEGIVRDRALRQDAATSVLWAAWDLGLGAVAIVDSPILGGNGNREYLVHLRAGAHDPGAHREAVAALA; this comes from the coding sequence ATGCCTGACGAGCCGGGGGCAGCTGACGCACCGGTGCGACTCGACGTCGAACTCGTGCGTCGTGGTCTCGCTCGGTCGCGTGCGACGGCGGCGGAGGCGATCACAGCGGGCCTTGTGCGCGTCGACGGTCGCGAGGTCGTCAAGGCATCCGTCAAGGTCGAAGCGACGAGCTCGATCGAGGTGGAGGGCGGCGACCACTATGTGAGCCGGGGCGCCCACAAGCTCGTGGGTGCGCTCGACGCATTCGGGGTCGATCCCGCGGGGCGGGTGGCACTCGATGCGGGAGCCTCGACCGGCGGTTTCACCCAGGTGCTCCTCGAGCGCGGCGCTGCGCGTGTCCTCGCCGTGGATGTGGGGCACGGCCAGCTCGCGCCGAGCGTGCGGGATGATCCTCGCGTCGTCGACCTGGAGGGGCAGAACCTCCGCTATCTGACTCGCGACGCCGACGCCCTCACCACGCTGCGCGACGAGCTCGCCGCATCCGGATGGCCGAGCCTCGTGGTGGGCGACCTCAGTTTCATCTCGCTCACGCAGGTGCTCGCACCGCTGCGCGATCTCGCGGAGCCGGGAGCGGACTTCGTGCTGCTCATCAAGCCGCAGTTCGAAGTCGGTCGCACCGGTGTGAAGGAGGGCATCGTGCGCGATCGCGCACTGCGCCAGGACGCCGCCACGAGCGTGCTGTGGGCGGCGTGGGATCTGGGGCTCGGAGCGGTCGCCATCGTGGACAGTCCGATCCTCGGCGGCAACGGAAACCGCGAGTACCTCGTGCACCTGCGTGCCGGGGCGCACGATCCGGGTGCGCATCGCGAGGCAGTCGCCGCCCTCGCCTGA